From the Prochlorococcus sp. MIT 1223 genome, the window ATTAATTTTTGTGCTATGAATTCTGGCTCTTTCCACGAGCAAAGTTCGCGATATAGAGCTGTCATTGCCTCTGGTTACTACAAAGATCAGGGCGTCCTATTTTTTCTAATGCTTCATCACGAATACGACAACTATCACATTTACCACAAGGATTTGCGTTTTCACTATAACAACTCCAAGTTAAGTCAATAGGTAAATTTAATCTCAATGCCTCTTTAATAATCTCTGTCTTTTTCCAATTTACTAGAGGAGCCCAGAGTTTGATTATATTTCCTTCACGACCAGCTTTATTAGAAAGACTTGCAAGCTTTTGAAATGCTTCAAGATAGTCTGGTCTGCAATCTGGATAACCAGAGTAGTCCATTGCATTGATGCCCAAAACAATCTGTTTTGCATGGCGAACTTCTGCGAGACTTAGTGCTATAGCAATGAATATTGTATTTCTTCCAGGCACATAAGTGTTGGGTATGACTCCATCTGATGTTTTACTTGTTGGTAAATTTTCTCTAATATCTGTCAATGATGATCCGCCCCATGTGGCTAAATTAATTTTAATGATTTGATGCTCTTTTAATTTTAAATGATTAGCAATTTTAGTCGCTGCTTGTAATTCTTGCCTATGTCTTTGTCCATAATCAAAAGATAATGCTATGACTTCATGGCCATTTTCTTTCGCAATAGCTGCGGCTGTTGCTGAGTCTAATCCACCAGAAAGAAGAGCTATTGTTTTTCTATTATTCATGATATTTGTCTTATTTAGATATTAAAAATTGAATATATGAATTATGAATAATAACAAATAAAAACATCAGTCAATATTAAGCCATTTGTGAGTCTGTACACTCATTCGCCATGCTGGATTACGTTTGACATAGTCAAATGCAAGACTTTGACCATTTTCGTTTTTCCATCCTGGTTGCAGAAAAAGAAACGGCAATTCATCTCGAATCGACATAACTTGTTTTGCGATTGATTCTGCAAATCTTAAATCATCTTTTTCCTGAACAATAATTTTCAATTCTTGACAAGCCTTTAGTAATTCTAATTTAGGCGGAGCATGTTTTTTCGGAGAGAGTGTTATCCAATCTGGTTGTCCACTGAGTGGATCAACGCCGCTAGTTTCAAGATGAATAGGAATTGTTTGAGACTTTCTGATGATGTCACATAACGGATCCAGGTTGTGATGTAGGGGTTCACCACCAGTGATTACAATAAATGCAGCACCTTCAGAATGGGCCTTTGAAGCATTTTTAGAAAGCTCAATCACACTTTTCCTTGGATACTTCTTGTCTGACCAAGACGCTTTTGTGTCGCACCATGGACACCCTACTTTGCAACTAGCAAGTCTAATAAAATATGCGCTCCTACCAGTATGAGCTCCCTCTCCTTGTAGAGAATGAAAGCTTTCAACTATTGGAAGATTAGCTTCCATTAGGGTTTGCTAAAACGTTCTTTGTCTAGATATTCCATTTTATTGACGATCGCTTCATTTGGAGACGTTGGCAGACGTAATTGAGCGGCTTCAATTAGGCCGCGGAATAATGGATGGGGCTTACCTGGTCTTGAGAGGAATTCTGGGTGATATTGGCAAGCTATAAAAAATGGATGATCTTTTAGTTCAATAAGCTCTACTAATCTACCGTCTGGAGAAGAACCACTAATTACATAGCCTGATTCAATAAATAGGTTACGGTACGAGTTGTTAAATTCATATCTATGTCTATGACGTTCGTAGACTACTTCTTCTTTATATAGACGATGTCCAATTGTTTCTGCATTTAATCGACATGGGTAAACTCCTAGACGCATTGTTCCACCAAGATCAACTATATCTTGTTGTTCGGGAAGTAAATGAATTACAGGGTGATCAGTGTGTGGATTTAGTTCAGAACTTGAAGCTTCTTTTAAATTTGCTTTATTTCGTGCCCATTCTATTACTGCACATTGCATACCTAAGCATAGTCCAAGAAAAGGAACACGTTCTTCTCTTGCCCATGTAATAGCTGAAATTTTTCCATCGACCCCACGATTACCAAAACCTCCAGGGACGACAATAGCGTCCATACCTTTTAGCAGTTTTTCTGGACCATCTGTTTCAATTTTTTCTGCAGAAACCCAATGAAGATCAAGTGATGCATCTTGTGCTATACAAGCATGTCTCAGAGCTTCTACTACAGATAAGTAGGCATCATTTAATTGAATATATTTTCCTACTAAAGCCACTTTTACTGATGGACCGGGATTTCGAAGTTTATGAACAAGCTCTTCCCATTCTTTTAGCTCACAATTGTGATCAGTAAGATTGAGAACATCAAGAACTTCTCTACATAGGCCTTCTTTTTTGAGTGCAAGAGGTACTGAATAAATACTATCTGCATCTAGTGAAGCAATTACAGCATTTTGATTCACACCACAAAAACCACTGATTTTTCTTTTGAGATCATCATTAATGGTTTTATCGCTTCTGCAGACCAATATGTCTGGTTGTATACCAATCGAACGAAGTTCTTTTACTGAATGCTGAGTCGGTTTGGTTTTAATTTCCCCAGATGTTCCAATGAACGGTAATAGCGTTACATGTATATAGGCGATATCACACCTTCCGACGTCGCCTTTGAACTCTCTAATTGCTTCCAGAAATGGCAGAGACTCGATATCTCCTACTGTCCCACCTATTTCCGTGATAATTACATCTGCACCACTGTTATCAGCAACTCGTTTAATTCTTTCACGAATTTCCTCTGTGATGTGCGGAATGACCTGTACTGTCCCACCGTTGTAGTCTCCACGACGCTCTTTATTGATAACCGATTGATAAATAGAGCCTGTTGTTACGCTATTCAATCGTGACATTGCTGTGTCAGTAAACCTCTCGTAATGCCCTAGATCGAGATCAGTTTCCGCCCCATCTTCTGTTACAAAAACCTCTCCATGTTGGAAAGGACTCATTGTTCCAGGGTCTACATTGAGATATGGATCTAGTTTTAAGATTGAGACACTGTACCCTCGAGATTTAAGAAGGCGTCCAAGACTTGCAGCGACAATTCCCTTCCCAATGCTAGAAACTACACCACCTGTAACGAAGACAAACTTTGCCATTTAGTTTTTTCGTATTCTTTAAATTACCTCGAACTTGTTCAAGGCCAAGAAAAATAAATAGTTTTTAGCGGAATTGAATGAAGTTTTTTGAAATACCCTTTCATTCTTCTTCTTCCTTAAAAGTTGATTCTATATGTAGATCTTCCAATTGGTGCTTTGATACATCTGCAGGTGCTTTTGTCATAAGGCATCTTGCTTGTTGGGTCTTTGGGAATGCAATTGTATCGCGAATAGATTCTTCTTGACTCAGGAGCATTACTATGCGGTCTATACCATATGCAATCCCTCCATGAGGAGGAGCTCCTGTTTCTAAAGCATTCATTAAGAATCCAAATTGTTCATTTGCTTCGTTATTGGAAAGACCAATTGTTTCAAAAACAATTTTTTGCAGTTCCGAATTGTGAATACGTAACGAACCTCCTCCGAGTTCAAGTCCATTTAAAACAAGGTCATAAGCTTGTGCTTTTGCAGAAGGTAATTTATTTTTCCATTCTTCTTGTTGACTTCCTATATCCCCAGAATTTGGTGCGCAAAAAGGATGATGCATTGCTTCGAGTCGATTCTCTTCAGTGTTGTATTCGAACATTGGGAAATCTACAACCCATAGAAATTCCCAAGCTTGTTTATCTTCTTTTTGGGGGATTAGGTTTAATTGGTTCGCTAAATATTGTCTAACTCTATCAAGCGTTTTATTTACAATTTCGGTTTTACCTGCACCAAATAGAATTAAATCTCCAGGCTTTGCATTTGTTTTCTTAAGTAGAAGATCTTTTTGCTCAGATTTGAGATTGTCTTTAATTGCACCAATTGAATCAATGTTGCCATCTTCTCTTACTCTAATAAAGGCTAGTCCACCAGCCCCTGCTTTCTGAGCTTCATTAAAAATATCTCCACCTGGCTTTATTCTGACATTGCTTATAGAAGCATTACCTTGTTCAACATTGATACATTTCACACATCCTCCACTTGAGATTGCGTTAGAAAAAACCTTAAAAGATGATTCTTTAAAAATTTCACTAGTATCTTTAAGTTCCATCCCATAGCGAGTATCGGGTCTATCTGTCCCAAAACGATTCATTGCTTCTTCCCAGGACAATCTTGGGAATGGTGTTTCAATATTGATATTTTTTACCTTTTTCCATATTGATGAAATTAATTTTTCATTCAGATCAAGAATTTCTTCTTGGCCCATAAAGCTCATTTCTATATCTAACTGCGTAAATTCTGGTTGCCTATCAGAGCGTAAATCTTCATCTCTAAAGCAACGGGCTATTTGATAGTACTTTTCTATTCCTCCTACCATTAGCAACTGTTTAAAAAGCTGTGGTGATTGTGGAAGAGCAAACCATTCGCCAGCGCATACTCTTGAAGGCACTAGATAGTCTCGCGCTCCTTCTGGGGTAGATCGAGTAAGTATTGGAGTTTCTACTTCTATAAACTCTTGGTCTTCAAGAAAATTTCTTGCTGCTTTAATGGTTTCATGACGCAATCTCAAATTTTTATTCATTCTTTCGCGCCGCAGATCTAAATATCGATAACGAAGTCTTATCTCTTCTTTAATTTGTTCATCATCATGAATTGAAATTGTGAAAGGTAGATTTTCAGTAACTGTATTTAGAATGATCAGTTTCTTAGCAGTAATTTCGATTTCTCCGGTTTTTATTTTCTCATTAATCGACTCTTTAGGTCTCGAATTTACTTGGCCGACTGCTTTCAGAACTGTTTCATTTCTAAGTCCCTCTGCGATCGTGAACATTTCTGTTCCTTGATCCGGATCAACCGTTATTTGCACTGTGCCGGTCCGGTCACGAAGATCTATGAAGATGACACCTCCATGATCTCTACAACGGTCAACCCAGCCACAAAGTTCCACTTCGGAACCAATATGGCGCTTGTTTAGTTCTCCACAGCAGTTGCTGCGCATCAGAAATGTTTTCGTATTAAAGAATGAGTTTCCCATAAAAAGGGATCTTCTCTTTTTAGAAATCAGCTAAAAACTATTTTTCTTTTATAAAAAACGTTCTTTTGACAATCTTTGCGGCGTGAAATTTACCCCGAATTTCAACCATGACTTCAGTTCCCATTTGAGCAAATTCGTTTTCTACATAACCCATCGCTATTGCTTTTTTTAAACTAGGAGACCAAGTACCACTTGTAACTTCACCTATAAATTTTTCGTTTTTAAATAATTTATAACCTTTTCTAGCAATTGCGCGTCCATTAATTTCAAGGCCAACCAATTTTTTTTGAATTCCTTCTTGAGCTTGCTTTTCTAATGCTTCTCTACCAATAAACTTAGCAGGCATTTCTAAATTGACTAACCATCCTAAGCCTGCTTCAAATGGAGTGGTGTTTGCATTCATTTCGTTTCCATAAAGGTGCATCCCTGCTTCTAGTCGAAGGGTATCTCTTGCACCTAGGCCGCAAGGCGTAATTCCAGCATCGATTAATTTGGTCCATAATTTGACCCCATCTTTTTCGTTTAGAAGTAATTCAAAGCCATCTTCACCTGTGTAACCAGTCCTGCCTATAAAGATAGATTCAGAGCTTTCATTGTTCTTGGGAAATATAGTTTGATGCCCAAAACGAGGGATGTTTACAAGAGATTTATTAAAATATTGTTCTAATACTTTTAATGAATTGGGTCCTTGAATGGCAAGTAAAACCCCATCTTTTTTGAAATCATTTATGGATAAATCTAATTGATCTACGTGCTGTTTTATCCATTCAATATCTTCTTCAATACAAGCCGCATTAATTACTAATAAAACAGATTCTATATTTTTTGCATCGTGTCCTTGATCATAGATTATTAGGTCATCAATAATTCCACCATTTTCGTTTAATAGGACTGTGTAACAGGCTTCACCAGGACCAATTTTATGAAGATCTGTGGGAACTAATCCTTGAAGTAAGTCTTTTATATTTTTGCCTTTTATAAGAAATACGCCCATATGGGAAATATCAAACAAGCCCACTTCTTTTCTTACTGATTCATGTTCATTGATTAATCCGGAAAATTGTATGGGCATCTCCCAGCCTGCAAAAGGTGCTGTTTTGCAAGGTGTATTAATGTATGTTTTATATAGAGGAGTTTGTTTTAAGGTCATTGTTGCTGGCTTTAGGATTTGTTTTAAGCAGATTAACCATTAATTCGGAGATAGATTTAGATTGGTAAATGTAATGCTTCGTGGCTCGATTTAAGAACTGTTATTAGCCTGTGATTCCGAGCAAAGAACAAATGATTAATAAAGAATCTTGTAGATCTTGTGCACATTGTACTTCTGCTCAGATAAGCAAGGAATTTTGGTGTCGATTGAGGAAGATAAAAGTGCATTCTGAGATAGCTACTGTTGCTTTTTGCCATCATTGGACAAAATCAGTTCCTTCTTTACCTGTATTGAATAAATCTGATGTCAGTCTTGACAAACAATTGGATTTCGCAAGAACCTTATCTTCTACTGAGTCTTAGCTGGAATTCTAGAGCTTAATAAAATCAAGATGCTTCTTGTTACTTTGGCGGCAAAAATACTACTCATCCCGAATGGATCTAATTGAGGAGATAATTCAACAATATCTGCAGCGACAATGTTATGTTCTTTCAGCACATCAATTACAGCTGCAAAGTCATCCCATAAGTATCCTCCTGGTTCTGGTGTCCCAGTACCAGGTAAAACGCTCGGGTCAAACCAATCAAGATCAATAGATAAGTAAATAGGAGTTCCAATAAAAGGTTTGAGTTTTTCTTTTAGATTGTGTGCTTGCGTTCCTTTTATGAAAGGAATTAAACGATTACTTTCTGCAAGTTTTTGAAACTCTTCTCGGCTTCCACTTCTAATACCTATTTGAAATAGCTGTTTACTTGGTAATACGTCTAAGCATCTACTCATTGCACAAGCATGATTATACTTTGACCCTAACCATTCTTCTCTTAAATCGGCATGTGCATCTAATTGAATAACAATGAGATTATTGTGATGCTCTACTGTTGCATTGATAGCACCAGAGCTAATGGAATGTTCTCCTCCAAGAATTAGTGGCTTATGCCCTTGAGATACAATTTTTCCTGTAGCTTGTCTTACTAGTTCAATAACTGGTTCAGGATCGCCATAAGGTATTTCTAAAGAACCAAGATCTGCAAATTTCAACTCTGCGATATCTAACTTAAATTGTGGACAGAAAGTTTCTATGCCATTGCTTACGTCTCTAATTGCAGCAGGTCCGAAACGTGATCCAGGTCGAAAGGATGTTGTTCCATCATAAGGCACTCCAAAAATTGCTATCTCGCAATTTTGCGACTCTCGTTCTGCTCCCATGAAAATTGTTCCTTCACTATTGAAGTAAATATTTTCAGAGTATTTAGCTTTTTTCATTGTTTTAAAGCTCTTTCAACATACGCTGGTATTGCATTAAAAGCTCCTTGCTGCCAACGAGGACTCCAAATTTTGCAATCCATAGAGATTAAACTTGCCCTTGTGGTTGATGGATGTAGATATCTAGCTTGATCTTTTGCTGCAAATGTCCAACTCCACCACCCACTTGGATAAATGGGCACTGACCCATACATTGGGTCGGCGTATTCGAAAATTGTTTTAATCATCTTTACTGTATCCATATGTGCATCATAAAAAGCTTCTGGTGATTCAGTTTGAGCAGCAAAAACACCACCTTTTTTGAGAATTCGTTTGCAGTTTTCAAAGAAAGATCTATTGAATAAACTTTGTGCTGGTCCTTTTGGATCTGAGCCATCAACAATAATCACATCATAAGAGTTA encodes:
- the queC gene encoding 7-cyano-7-deazaguanine synthase QueC, which produces MNNRKTIALLSGGLDSATAAAIAKENGHEVIALSFDYGQRHRQELQAATKIANHLKLKEHQIIKINLATWGGSSLTDIRENLPTSKTSDGVIPNTYVPGRNTIFIAIALSLAEVRHAKQIVLGINAMDYSGYPDCRPDYLEAFQKLASLSNKAGREGNIIKLWAPLVNWKKTEIIKEALRLNLPIDLTWSCYSENANPCGKCDSCRIRDEALEKIGRPDLCSNQRQ
- a CDS encoding 7-carboxy-7-deazaguanine synthase QueE, producing the protein MEANLPIVESFHSLQGEGAHTGRSAYFIRLASCKVGCPWCDTKASWSDKKYPRKSVIELSKNASKAHSEGAAFIVITGGEPLHHNLDPLCDIIRKSQTIPIHLETSGVDPLSGQPDWITLSPKKHAPPKLELLKACQELKIIVQEKDDLRFAESIAKQVMSIRDELPFLFLQPGWKNENGQSLAFDYVKRNPAWRMSVQTHKWLNID
- a CDS encoding CTP synthase; the encoded protein is MAKFVFVTGGVVSSIGKGIVAASLGRLLKSRGYSVSILKLDPYLNVDPGTMSPFQHGEVFVTEDGAETDLDLGHYERFTDTAMSRLNSVTTGSIYQSVINKERRGDYNGGTVQVIPHITEEIRERIKRVADNSGADVIITEIGGTVGDIESLPFLEAIREFKGDVGRCDIAYIHVTLLPFIGTSGEIKTKPTQHSVKELRSIGIQPDILVCRSDKTINDDLKRKISGFCGVNQNAVIASLDADSIYSVPLALKKEGLCREVLDVLNLTDHNCELKEWEELVHKLRNPGPSVKVALVGKYIQLNDAYLSVVEALRHACIAQDASLDLHWVSAEKIETDGPEKLLKGMDAIVVPGGFGNRGVDGKISAITWAREERVPFLGLCLGMQCAVIEWARNKANLKEASSSELNPHTDHPVIHLLPEQQDIVDLGGTMRLGVYPCRLNAETIGHRLYKEEVVYERHRHRYEFNNSYRNLFIESGYVISGSSPDGRLVELIELKDHPFFIACQYHPEFLSRPGKPHPLFRGLIEAAQLRLPTSPNEAIVNKMEYLDKERFSKP
- the aspS gene encoding aspartate--tRNA ligase, producing MRSNCCGELNKRHIGSEVELCGWVDRCRDHGGVIFIDLRDRTGTVQITVDPDQGTEMFTIAEGLRNETVLKAVGQVNSRPKESINEKIKTGEIEITAKKLIILNTVTENLPFTISIHDDEQIKEEIRLRYRYLDLRRERMNKNLRLRHETIKAARNFLEDQEFIEVETPILTRSTPEGARDYLVPSRVCAGEWFALPQSPQLFKQLLMVGGIEKYYQIARCFRDEDLRSDRQPEFTQLDIEMSFMGQEEILDLNEKLISSIWKKVKNINIETPFPRLSWEEAMNRFGTDRPDTRYGMELKDTSEIFKESSFKVFSNAISSGGCVKCINVEQGNASISNVRIKPGGDIFNEAQKAGAGGLAFIRVREDGNIDSIGAIKDNLKSEQKDLLLKKTNAKPGDLILFGAGKTEIVNKTLDRVRQYLANQLNLIPQKEDKQAWEFLWVVDFPMFEYNTEENRLEAMHHPFCAPNSGDIGSQQEEWKNKLPSAKAQAYDLVLNGLELGGGSLRIHNSELQKIVFETIGLSNNEANEQFGFLMNALETGAPPHGGIAYGIDRIVMLLSQEESIRDTIAFPKTQQARCLMTKAPADVSKHQLEDLHIESTFKEEEE
- the gcvT gene encoding glycine cleavage system aminomethyltransferase GcvT encodes the protein MTLKQTPLYKTYINTPCKTAPFAGWEMPIQFSGLINEHESVRKEVGLFDISHMGVFLIKGKNIKDLLQGLVPTDLHKIGPGEACYTVLLNENGGIIDDLIIYDQGHDAKNIESVLLVINAACIEEDIEWIKQHVDQLDLSINDFKKDGVLLAIQGPNSLKVLEQYFNKSLVNIPRFGHQTIFPKNNESSESIFIGRTGYTGEDGFELLLNEKDGVKLWTKLIDAGITPCGLGARDTLRLEAGMHLYGNEMNANTTPFEAGLGWLVNLEMPAKFIGREALEKQAQEGIQKKLVGLEINGRAIARKGYKLFKNEKFIGEVTSGTWSPSLKKAIAMGYVENEFAQMGTEVMVEIRGKFHAAKIVKRTFFIKEK
- a CDS encoding metal-binding protein; the encoded protein is MINKESCRSCAHCTSAQISKEFWCRLRKIKVHSEIATVAFCHHWTKSVPSLPVLNKSDVSLDKQLDFARTLSSTES
- the speB gene encoding agmatinase, translating into MKKAKYSENIYFNSEGTIFMGAERESQNCEIAIFGVPYDGTTSFRPGSRFGPAAIRDVSNGIETFCPQFKLDIAELKFADLGSLEIPYGDPEPVIELVRQATGKIVSQGHKPLILGGEHSISSGAINATVEHHNNLIVIQLDAHADLREEWLGSKYNHACAMSRCLDVLPSKQLFQIGIRSGSREEFQKLAESNRLIPFIKGTQAHNLKEKLKPFIGTPIYLSIDLDWFDPSVLPGTGTPEPGGYLWDDFAAVIDVLKEHNIVAADIVELSPQLDPFGMSSIFAAKVTRSILILLSSRIPAKTQ